In Hydractinia symbiolongicarpus strain clone_291-10 chromosome 13, HSymV2.1, whole genome shotgun sequence, a single genomic region encodes these proteins:
- the LOC130622887 gene encoding uncharacterized protein LOC130622887, protein MEQKTSYLCSRFRRLHFTKTKKILWLGIFALLLFGIIYQLEALVRINPKSLLGENIDTKEISCWKDLLLKKNTEPSTILCAFQPLTNKIFKRKRKTVVLGMGVHLGHDADQEFSCRKSGIEYISWEKRSKDAPAITKQFSIFPYDQTHLMKVQQAFWEILRNHSQLVKADIIICGFDAWHCLMFAPFNKKMIINPGYRFEGHLPTNGEQAKHLQSVLYNAVRYNPDVIMAGHIIYDILYEQHFLGSHKIIPLPATGYYVRERLEQELQQQTCQGVPLKSSGYHPNKMEVLIMPKRLSRGGHIIAKEIKNYSEKSKRKYKVELFEVALRGRYNYCQIGTYQAGIVLGYSVMSYFTSEVATLGIPLFVPTPRLYAEWERKYHLIEERKNNLSQTRLDDMKENPRSINLGYNPNDDFNEKDILEWVKYSDYYYYDGVQQFDSYEELFEKLQNSDLKAMSDAMLKGRKENRDRNVNNLKAIERYFFNGEQEQKNPYMPKTFSEGMQIWQDKLKPPKFIISNTQTLAEKNMVIINYEEYIKVFTSKPLCALEVKYSIIFYSVTLKASYTHGSCTFLRLQDLQSDSIVAGIITKFPLWTSDRLVQDLISLVYAIQNKATAITKIFYNDLERCKITKYSRLLPSIAGWSEITFPTANFWYAWIPYTDSKVVKLWYRLASKFVEDKPTEVNCFQPLFPTRDFSTEDIYALDDYLQFWKTDEKESFFNLLDQLNFELAVRGYTTKYYAELHRTWLETISGYVKSANALLIKMQH, encoded by the exons ATGGAACAGAAGACCTCATATCTATGTTCCCGGTTTAGAAGATTACATTTCACCAAAACTAAGAA AATTCTTTGGCTTGGTATCTTTGCTCTGCTACTGTTTGGTATTATCTATCAATTGGAAGCTTTAGTTCGTATCAATCCTAAGAGTTTACTAGGAGAAAACATTGACACAAAGGAAATAAGTTGCTGGAAAGATTTACTACTTAAGAAAAACACAGAACCTTCAACGATTTTATGTGCATTTCAACCACTCaccaacaaaatatttaaaagaaaacgaAAAACAGTTGTACTTGGCATGGGCGTTCATTTAGGGCATGATGCTGATCAAGAGTTTTCGTGCAGGAAATCTGGAATAGAGTATATTAGTTGGGAAAAAAGGAGTAAAGATGCGCCAGCAATAACCAAACAGTTTTCAATTTTTCCATATGACCAAACTCATCTGATGAAAGTGCAACAAGCATTTTGGGAAATATTACGTAATCACTCGCAGTTGGTCAAAGCAGACATTATAATATGCGGTTTTGACGCATGGCATTGTCTCATGTTTGCACCGTTTAATAAGAAAATGATTATAAATCCTGGCTATAGATTTGAAGGCCACTTACCAACTAATGGTGAGCAAGCTAAGCACTTGCAAAGTGTACTTTATAACGCAGTTCGATACAACCCTGATGTGATCATGGCAGGACATATTATTTATGATATATTGTACGAACAGCACTTTCTAGGTTCTCACAAAATCATTCCACTCCCTGCAACTGGTTACTATGTGCGCGAAAGATTAGAACAAGAACTTCAACAACAAACATGCCAGGGTGTACCTTTAAAAAGCAGTGGCTATCATCCGAACAAAATGGAGGTATTGATCATGCCCAAAAGGTTGTCTAGAGGAGGGCATATTATTGCTAAAGAAATCAAAAACTACAGTGAAAAATCCAAAAGAAAATACAAAGTAGAACTTTTTGAGGTAGCATTGAGAGGAAGATATAACTATTGTCAAATAG GAACATATCAGGCCGGCATTGTGCTGGGCTATTCTGTCATGTCGTACTTCACTAGCGAAGTAGCAACCTTGGGCATTCCTTTATTTGTGCCTACGCCTCGTTTGTATGCCGAATGGGAGAGAAAATATCACCTGATAGAAGAAAGAAAGAATAACTTAAGTCAAACTCGTCTGGACGATATGAAAGAAAACCCAAGATCCATAAATTTGGG GTACAACCCAAATGACGATTTCAACGAAAAAGACATCTTAGAATGGGTGAAATATtcggattattattattacgacGGGGTGCAGCAGTTTGACAGTTATGAAGAACTGTTCGAGAAATTGCAGAATTCGGATCTTAAAGCGATGAGTGATGCAATGCTGAAAGGTAGAAAAGAAAATCGAGATAGAAACGTAAACAATTTGAAAGCTATAGAACGGTATTTTTTTAACGGAGAACAAGAACAGAAGAACCCTTATATGCCTAAGACTTTCTCGGAAGGAATGCAAATTTGGCAAGATAAATTAAAGCCGCCTAAATTTATAATTAGCAATACCCAGACCCTTGCTGAAAAAAATATGGTTATAATCAACTATGAGGAGTATATCAAAGTCTTCACATCAAAGCCATTGTGTGCACTCGAGGTGAAATATAGCATTATATTTTACAGTGTTACTCTAAAAGCGTCGTATACTCATGGGAGTTGCACTTTTTTGAGACTTCAAGATCTGCAATCTGATTCTATTGTTGCGGGAATTATAACAAAGTTTCCCTTGTGGACGTCTGACAGGCTTGTACAAGATTTGATAAGTCTGGTTTATGCAATTCAAAACAAAGCAACGGCAATAACGAAAATCTTTTATAACGACCTTGAACGCTGTAAAATAACCAAGTATTCCCGGTTATTGCCAAGCATCGCTGGATGGAGTGAGATCACATTTCCTACTGCAAACTTTTGGTACGCTTGGATACCCTATACTGATTCCAAGGTAGTTAAATTGTGGTATCGACTTGCATCGAAGTTTGTAGAAGATAAACCAACAGAAGTTAATTGTTTCCAACCGTTATTTCCCACACGTGATTTTTCCACCGAAGATATCTATGCTTTGGATGACTACCTTCAGTTTTGGAAAACCGacgaaaaagaaagtttttttaatcttttggaTCAGCTAAATTTTGAGCTGGCTGTTAGGGGATATACGACGAAATACTACGCTGAGTTACATCGCACGTGGTTGGAAACAATATCAGGCTATGTCAAGTCGGCGAATGCTTTATTGATAAAAATGCAACATTAG
- the LOC130623761 gene encoding uncharacterized protein LOC130623761 encodes MNCGHNSEAVHILHPKKLFQSIDQDKKYVTIDDYCLSLIGLQFYGQTSMPEKTDVSVKSGDNNLGAALQKLDRFLRNCTDFNVDKIQFFKLLQAVGEYRNKSNETCDECQERLKMDGERFLEIYKQRQVTSEVLGNHVYWGSRQQMLSGKVIADWIDVTYGPMDPIFGILLNPTTGRVGPSDSTIVHELLFDENGRFAYHSAVHDAFGYLFTLHHIGPGYDYLQRKILNNDNIFAGQASGLTFWKKAIRKYIRKSRKTKIIRME; translated from the exons ATGAATTGTGGCCACAACTCAGAAGCTGTTCATATTCTTCATCCTAAAAAACTCTTCCAGTCGATTGACCAAGACAAAAAATACGTAACGATTGACGATTACTGTCTATCTTTGATTGGGTTACAATTTTATGGTCAAACTAGTATGCCAGAG aaaacaGATGTATCGGTGAAGAGTGGAGACAACAACTTAGGAGCTGCGTTACAGAAGTTGGATCGATTCTTACGAAACTGTACAGATTTTAACGTtgataaaattcaattttttaagcTACTGCAAGCTGTTGGAGAATACAGGAACAAAAGTAATGAAACGTGCGATGAATGCCAAGAGCGTTTGAAAATGGACGGAgaaagatttttagaaatttacaaACAACGCCAAG TAACCTCTGAAGTTCTTGGAAACCACGTATACTGGGGTAGCAGACAACAAATGCTTTCTGGGAAGGTTATTGCAGATTGGATTGATGTCACCTATGGTCCAATGGATCCAATATTTGGAATATTGTTAAATCCAACAACTG GGCGAGTTGGACCAAGCGACTCAACTATTGTCCATGAACTCTTGTTTGATGAAAACGGACGTTTTGCGTATCATTCAGCAGTTCACGACGCGTTTGGTTATTTATTCACCCTTCACCATATTGGACCAGGCTACGATTACTTACAGAGAAAGATATTAAATAACGATAATATATTCGCTGGTCAAGCATCTGGATTAACCTTCTGGAAGAAAGCTATTAGAAAATATATTCGAAAATCTCGTAAAACTAAAATTATTAGAATGGAGTAG
- the LOC130624212 gene encoding uncharacterized protein LOC130624212 gives MGKLTDLHDDDLIEIFQFFKLKELPTLLQVCKHWRDVIDSSNDIWRKFIPKCKGFKPPNAKTSKHALRKIRRKCYLIGEEMWYPDPDPQLVTRNKMIRYCDQWGFGIKKPRRTGFKLYFRLNPVYDFVTDHENENLSALINKIWEDFYAAQPFAETPDEDNAYNWECRLELSTVNEVIETSKIQKFDASFKKKIQNLFEPYYTRRRISERLDLEILSISEEYESDAEVAHSDFVTVEPEEDSLTAFRAAVDENLRKNYYPPTYKFYQRFFKTMFGPNADKEARTFYLVDGCFNENFEYAIDITIGENMVFYNSLFYDL, from the exons ATGGGAAAACTTACAGATCTTCATGATGATGATTTGATTGAAATATTCcagttttttaaattgaaagaaCTTCCAACATTGTTACAAGTTTGCAAACATTGGAGAGATGTTATAGATTCTTCTAATGATATATGGAGGAAGTTTATTCCAAAATGTAAAGGTTTTAAACCTCCAAACGCCAAAACATCAAAACACGCATTACGTAAAATCAGAAGAAAATGTTATTTAATTGGTGAAGAAATGTGGTATCCGGATCCGGATCCACAGTTGGTTACAAGGAATAAAATGATCCGGTATTGTGATCAGTGGGGATTTGGCATTAAAAAGCCTAGGCGAACAGGATTCAAATTGTACTTTAGACTTAATCCGGTTTATGATTTCGTTACTGATCATGAAAATGAAAATCTATCTGctttaataaacaaaatttgggaAGACTTTTATGCAGCCCAACCATTTGCTGAAACTCCTGATGAAGATAACGCCTACAATTGGGAATGTCGTTTGGAACTATCTACAGTAAACGAAGTTATTGAAACATCAAAGATTCAGAAGTTTGATgcatcttttaaaaaa aaaatacAAAACTTGTTTGAACCTTATTACACTCGTAGAAGAATTAGTGAAAGATTAGATCTTGAAATTTTATCCATTTCAGAAGAATATGAAAGTG atGCAGAAGTTGCACATTCTGATTTTGTAACAGTTGAACCAGAGGAAGATAGTCTTACTGCATTTCGAGCAGCCGTTGACGAAAATTTAAGAAAGAATTATTACCCACCCActtataaattttatcaaaGGTTCTTTAAAACTATGTTTGGCCCAAATGCTGATAAAGAAGCTCGAACATTTTATCTAGTTGATGGCTGTTTCAATGAAAATTTCGAATATGCTATAGATATAACCATTGGTGAAAATATGGTATTCTATAACTCCTTGTTTTATGATTTGTAA